From the genome of Rathayibacter sp. VKM Ac-2759, one region includes:
- the mptB gene encoding polyprenol phosphomannose-dependent alpha 1,6 mannosyltransferase MptB, whose protein sequence is MGSIASAAILVGSLGVGFLPRDSSLRDWPLIAAVRATGWLTELSAVAVLGGGLLLLVAWLRLRAVALDGRPGSLRTILVAAVAWAAPLLLTVPLFSRDMFSYVAQGRLMTQGIDPYTHGVATLPGWFALGVDPLWADTPTPYGPLYLLAEKTAVQLAGWASPELSIAMLRALSVAGVAVLAVYAIRLARLRGLSAPLTAWTVVANPLTLVLFVVAGHNDSVMLALILASLYYGHTDRRIAAVLLMGAAIAVKPVAVIALPVLALLWLRHDATLRERVRLWVWTAVGALSVVVAIGLAAGVGVGWVVAMVVPGAILHWYAPMSFVTVVVSSAVQLTGHDPGVAIALVKILALAIAAGIAAALLLSKRAIDPLARLTGALLAFVTASTAIHPWYALWILPIAALSRPWQSRHRHLAVYATIFLMCVTLSEPADGGGGVVDQIPARVATIAAVAVVGLYIVLGYSDEERVRVRSLVGAVPFGTEFLSRVSGGRIGGVLVESHLRE, encoded by the coding sequence ATGGGCTCGATCGCCTCGGCCGCGATCCTCGTCGGCTCCCTCGGCGTCGGCTTCCTCCCCCGCGACTCCTCCCTCCGCGACTGGCCGCTGATCGCCGCCGTGCGGGCGACCGGCTGGCTCACCGAGCTCAGCGCCGTCGCGGTGCTGGGCGGCGGGCTGCTCCTCCTGGTGGCGTGGCTCCGGCTGCGCGCCGTCGCGCTCGACGGCCGTCCCGGCTCGCTCCGCACGATCCTCGTGGCGGCGGTCGCCTGGGCGGCACCGCTGCTGCTGACGGTGCCGCTGTTCAGCCGCGACATGTTCTCGTACGTGGCGCAGGGCCGGCTCATGACGCAGGGCATCGACCCCTACACGCACGGAGTCGCGACGCTCCCCGGCTGGTTCGCGCTCGGCGTCGATCCCCTGTGGGCGGACACGCCCACCCCGTACGGCCCCCTCTACCTGCTCGCCGAGAAGACGGCCGTGCAGCTCGCCGGCTGGGCCTCGCCCGAGCTCTCGATCGCGATGCTGCGAGCGCTCTCGGTCGCCGGAGTCGCCGTGCTGGCCGTGTACGCGATCCGCCTCGCGCGCCTCCGCGGCCTCTCGGCTCCGCTGACCGCCTGGACGGTCGTCGCGAACCCGCTGACGCTGGTGCTCTTCGTGGTGGCCGGGCACAACGACTCCGTGATGCTCGCCCTGATCCTGGCCTCGCTCTACTACGGGCACACCGACCGCCGCATCGCCGCCGTCCTGCTGATGGGCGCCGCGATCGCGGTGAAGCCCGTCGCGGTCATCGCCCTCCCGGTGCTCGCGCTGCTCTGGCTCCGCCACGACGCGACGCTCCGCGAGCGGGTGCGGCTCTGGGTGTGGACGGCGGTCGGGGCGCTCTCGGTGGTCGTGGCGATCGGCCTCGCGGCCGGCGTCGGGGTCGGCTGGGTCGTGGCGATGGTCGTCCCCGGCGCGATCCTGCACTGGTACGCGCCGATGTCGTTCGTCACCGTCGTCGTCTCGAGCGCCGTGCAGCTGACCGGGCACGACCCGGGAGTCGCGATCGCGCTCGTCAAGATCCTCGCTCTCGCGATCGCGGCGGGCATCGCCGCGGCGCTGCTGCTCTCCAAGCGCGCGATCGATCCCCTCGCACGCCTGACGGGAGCGCTCCTGGCCTTCGTCACCGCCTCGACCGCGATCCACCCCTGGTACGCGCTGTGGATCCTCCCGATCGCGGCCCTCTCGCGCCCCTGGCAGAGCAGGCACCGGCACCTCGCGGTCTACGCGACGATCTTCCTGATGTGCGTCACGCTCTCGGAGCCGGCGGACGGCGGCGGCGGCGTGGTCGACCAGATCCCCGCGCGGGTCGCGACGATCGCCGCGGTGGCGGTCGTGGGCCTGTACATCGTGCTCGGCTACTCCGACGAGGAGCGCGTGCGGGTGCGGAGCCTCGTCGGCGCCGTGCCGTTCGGCACGGAGTTCCTCAGCCGGGTGTCCGGCGGCCGGATCGGCGGGGTGCTGGTCGAGTCGCACCTCCGCGAGTAG
- a CDS encoding glyoxalase superfamily protein translates to METRRRARDRTGSDDARGLEAVRMEAAVPILRIFSVAKAGEFYVDYLGFTVDWEHRASLDAPLYLQVSRSGLRLHLSEHHRDGSPGAAVHLALRGVRELHAELDAKAYPYLNPRITRSAFGYALDLIDPFGNQLRFAEPAPQPTAS, encoded by the coding sequence GTGGAGACGAGACGACGCGCCAGGGACCGGACGGGGAGTGACGACGCCCGCGGGCTCGAAGCGGTGCGGATGGAGGCGGCCGTGCCGATCCTGCGCATCTTCTCGGTGGCGAAGGCGGGCGAGTTCTACGTCGACTACCTCGGCTTCACGGTCGACTGGGAGCACCGCGCGAGCCTCGACGCGCCGCTCTACCTGCAGGTGTCGCGCTCCGGTCTGCGGCTGCACCTCAGCGAGCACCACCGCGACGGCAGCCCCGGAGCGGCGGTGCACCTCGCCCTCCGCGGAGTCCGCGAGCTGCACGCCGAGCTCGACGCGAAGGCGTACCCCTACCTGAACCCGCGCATCACGAGGTCGGCGTTCGGCTACGCCCTCGACCTGATCGATCCCTTCGGCAACCAGCTCCGCTTCGCCGAGCCCGCACCGCAGCCGACCGCTTCCTGA
- a CDS encoding MerR family transcriptional regulator, whose protein sequence is MDENTPVFAIAVAADLAGMHPQTLRQYDRLGLVRPTRTAGKSRRYSTRDVVQLREVARLSSEGVSLEGIARILQLENQVQALSQRVRELEGALADELLNRPGRRVFAAGLEGDVVTLRHGTRAQRRTEVVVWRPLPRSHDGEPDTP, encoded by the coding sequence GTGGACGAGAACACCCCGGTCTTCGCGATCGCCGTCGCCGCCGACCTCGCGGGGATGCATCCGCAGACCCTCCGCCAGTACGACCGGCTCGGTCTCGTGCGGCCCACGCGGACGGCCGGCAAGTCGCGCCGCTACTCGACGCGCGACGTCGTCCAGCTGCGCGAGGTGGCACGGCTGTCGTCCGAGGGGGTGTCCCTCGAGGGCATCGCGCGCATCCTGCAGCTCGAGAACCAGGTGCAGGCGCTCTCGCAGCGCGTCCGCGAGCTCGAGGGCGCCCTGGCCGACGAGCTGCTCAACCGGCCGGGCCGCCGCGTGTTCGCCGCGGGTCTCGAGGGCGACGTGGTCACCCTCCGCCACGGGACGCGTGCGCAGCGGCGCACCGAGGTGGTCGTCTGGCGGCCCCTCCCGCGCTCGCACGACGGCGAGCCCGACACCCCCTGA
- a CDS encoding glycine--tRNA ligase, translated as MAEPTTTLDKVITLAQHRGFVFPSGDIYGGTRSAWDYGPLGVELKENIKRQWWKTFVQGRGDVVGLDSAVILPTAIWSASGHVGVFSDPLTESLITHKRYRADHLFEKYEEVNGHPPVNGLADIPDPEHPDKVGQWTEIKQFSGLMKTYLGVVDDESGLHYLRPETAQGIFTNFANVLQSARKKPPFGIGQIGKAFRNEITPGNFIFRTREFEQMELEFFVEPGTDEEWQETWMKLAWDWFIDLGITPENIRQYEHPKDKLSHYSKRTVDIEYRFSFASGEWGELMGVANRTDFDLKTHIEHSGKDLSFFDQNKNERYVPFVIEPSFGLTRALMAFLVDAYEEQELPPNAKGKVETRTVLHLDPRLAPVKVAVLPLSRNEALSPLAREVADRLRRLWNVDFDDSGAIGRRYRRQDEIGTPFCVTVDFDSLEDDAVTVRDRDTMKQERIPLADLESHLFTGLRGA; from the coding sequence GTGGCAGAACCCACCACCACCCTCGACAAGGTCATCACCCTCGCGCAGCACCGGGGGTTCGTCTTCCCCTCCGGGGACATCTACGGAGGCACCCGCTCCGCTTGGGACTACGGCCCACTCGGCGTCGAGCTCAAGGAGAACATCAAGCGCCAGTGGTGGAAGACGTTCGTGCAGGGCCGCGGCGACGTGGTCGGCCTCGACTCCGCCGTGATCCTCCCCACCGCGATCTGGAGCGCCTCCGGACACGTCGGCGTCTTCTCCGACCCGCTGACCGAGTCGCTGATCACGCACAAGCGCTACCGCGCCGACCACCTCTTCGAGAAGTACGAGGAGGTCAACGGCCACCCGCCCGTGAACGGCCTCGCCGACATCCCGGATCCGGAGCACCCCGACAAGGTCGGCCAGTGGACCGAGATCAAGCAGTTCTCGGGCCTGATGAAGACCTACCTCGGCGTCGTCGACGACGAGTCGGGCCTGCACTACCTGCGGCCCGAGACCGCCCAGGGCATCTTCACGAACTTCGCGAACGTGCTGCAGAGCGCGCGGAAGAAGCCGCCGTTCGGCATCGGCCAGATCGGCAAGGCGTTCCGCAACGAGATCACGCCCGGCAACTTCATCTTCCGCACCCGCGAGTTCGAGCAGATGGAGCTCGAGTTCTTCGTCGAGCCCGGCACGGACGAGGAGTGGCAGGAGACCTGGATGAAGCTCGCCTGGGACTGGTTCATCGACCTCGGGATCACTCCGGAGAACATCCGGCAGTACGAGCACCCGAAGGACAAGCTCTCGCACTACTCCAAGCGCACCGTCGACATCGAGTACCGCTTCAGCTTCGCCTCGGGCGAGTGGGGCGAGCTGATGGGAGTCGCGAACCGCACCGACTTCGACCTCAAGACGCACATCGAGCACTCGGGCAAAGACCTCTCGTTCTTCGACCAGAACAAGAACGAGCGCTACGTGCCGTTCGTGATCGAGCCGTCCTTCGGTCTGACGCGCGCACTGATGGCGTTCCTCGTCGACGCGTACGAGGAGCAGGAGCTGCCGCCGAACGCCAAGGGCAAGGTCGAGACGCGCACGGTGCTGCACCTCGACCCGCGGCTCGCGCCGGTCAAGGTCGCGGTGCTGCCGCTCTCGCGCAACGAGGCGCTGTCGCCGCTAGCCCGCGAGGTGGCCGACCGGCTCCGCCGGCTCTGGAACGTCGACTTCGACGACTCCGGAGCGATCGGCCGCCGCTACCGGCGCCAGGACGAGATCGGCACGCCGTTCTGCGTGACGGTCGACTTCGACTCGCTCGAGGACGACGCCGTGACGGTCCGCGACCGCGACACGATGAAGCAGGAGCGCATCCCGCTCGCCGACCTCGAGTCGCACCTCTTCACGGGCCTGCGCGGCGCGTAG
- a CDS encoding NUDIX domain-containing protein, producing MSSLPPLLVSAVAVIRDRRVLMVVARGREVVYLPGGKVDPGESGLEAAAREAREELGSTPARLTELFTVREQAHGEPEGREVHMTVFAADLPAEPRPSGEIDSLHWIGTADAHRCPPAGVATLERLHALGLVD from the coding sequence ATGAGCAGCCTCCCTCCCCTCCTGGTCTCCGCCGTCGCCGTGATCCGGGACAGGAGGGTGCTCATGGTCGTCGCGCGCGGGCGCGAGGTGGTCTACCTGCCCGGCGGCAAGGTCGATCCGGGCGAGAGCGGCCTCGAGGCGGCCGCCCGCGAGGCCCGGGAGGAGCTCGGCTCGACGCCGGCGCGCCTCACCGAGCTCTTCACCGTGCGCGAGCAGGCGCACGGCGAGCCGGAGGGCCGGGAGGTGCACATGACGGTGTTCGCCGCCGATCTGCCCGCCGAGCCGCGCCCCTCCGGCGAGATCGACTCGCTGCACTGGATCGGCACGGCCGACGCGCACCGGTGCCCGCCCGCCGGCGTCGCGACGCTCGAGCGCCTCCACGCCCTCGGCCTCGTCGACTGA